The following proteins are encoded in a genomic region of Variovorax paradoxus:
- a CDS encoding RNA polymerase sigma factor — MDSSANEAALLGTLEEARRQFLALVDDVRPELHRYCTRMTGSVADGEDVVQDTLARAYYQLSEQKELPPLRPWLFRIAHNRAIDRWRHDAHRMAEPIDAASDLAADEALEPDHALARHQAVNAAISCFLQLAPAQRGCVILKDVLDHSLDEIAGELDLSVPAVKAALHRGRAQLRQLSSEAAPARPPARAFQPALLRYASLFNAHDWDGVRAMLADEVRLDLVSRRKAVGRREVAMYFTNYARLADWHLAPGWLDGREVLAVFSAPGAARPSYFIELALSEDRITAIHDFRYVPYIAQEAAIEFG; from the coding sequence ATGGATTCTTCGGCGAATGAAGCAGCGCTTCTCGGCACGCTGGAAGAGGCCCGCCGGCAGTTCCTTGCGCTGGTGGACGATGTGCGGCCCGAGCTGCATCGCTATTGCACGCGCATGACCGGCTCCGTGGCCGACGGGGAAGACGTGGTGCAAGACACGCTGGCCCGCGCCTACTACCAGCTGTCGGAACAGAAAGAGCTGCCGCCGCTGCGCCCGTGGCTGTTTCGCATTGCCCACAACCGGGCGATCGACCGCTGGCGGCACGATGCGCATCGCATGGCCGAGCCGATCGATGCCGCGTCGGACCTTGCGGCCGACGAAGCGCTCGAGCCCGACCACGCACTGGCACGCCATCAGGCCGTGAACGCGGCCATCTCGTGTTTTCTGCAGCTCGCACCGGCGCAACGCGGCTGCGTCATTCTGAAAGACGTGCTCGACCATTCGCTCGACGAGATTGCCGGCGAGCTCGACCTGAGCGTGCCCGCCGTCAAGGCCGCGCTGCACCGTGGACGCGCGCAGCTGCGCCAGCTGTCGTCCGAAGCCGCGCCCGCCCGACCGCCTGCGCGCGCGTTTCAGCCGGCGCTGCTGCGCTATGCGAGCCTGTTCAACGCGCACGACTGGGACGGCGTTCGGGCGATGCTCGCCGACGAGGTACGGCTCGACCTCGTGTCGCGGCGCAAGGCGGTGGGCCGCCGCGAGGTGGCGATGTATTTCACCAACTACGCACGTCTGGCCGACTGGCACCTGGCGCCGGGCTGGCTCGACGGCCGCGAGGTGCTGGCGGTTTTCTCAGCGCCGGGCGCCGCGCGGCCGAGCTACTTCATCGAGCTTGCGCTGTCGGAAGACCGCATCACCGCGATTCACGACTTCCGCTATGTGCCCTACATCGCGCAGGAGGCGGCCATCGAATTCGGCTAG
- a CDS encoding MFS transporter, whose protein sequence is MATTSPLPDGTPEEITRRRWVLALASLVSFMIALDALVVTTALSAIRLDLGAPIEALEWIVNAYNLSFAVLLMTGAALGDRFGRRRMLAAGLAIFVLASAGCALASSAAWLIAARALQGVGAALAMPLAMALLSGAFPKEMRARALGIFGSITGLALIVGPAAGGAVAQGLAWPWIFWINIPVGLIVIPLVLRRIPESRGPAAALDFAGVLLATGAVLGAVWALTRGHEAGWASAEVAGALAACVLLAIGFVVREQRAQDPMLPLRLFRSRAFSAGIAASFLFYAPMYATAFFLPQFLQAQGAGPLAAGLRLLPWTATLFVVAPFAGGLVNRWGERPLVVCGVLLQAIGSGWIALLAAPDLPYAQLVPPLIVAGAGVSMAMPAAQNAVLSAVAPVEIGKASGTFNMFRYLGGMFGIALLVEVFAQFGSLGSPEAFSHGFARAMGVGSALSVLAALAACWLPARKHKLQTVQAPA, encoded by the coding sequence GTGGCCACTACCTCCCCTTTGCCTGACGGGACCCCTGAAGAAATCACTCGAAGACGCTGGGTTCTCGCGCTCGCGTCCCTGGTGTCTTTCATGATCGCGCTGGATGCCCTGGTCGTTACGACGGCGCTGAGCGCGATCCGGCTGGACCTGGGCGCGCCGATCGAAGCGCTCGAGTGGATCGTCAACGCCTACAACCTGAGCTTTGCCGTGCTGCTGATGACTGGCGCGGCGCTTGGCGACCGCTTCGGGCGACGGCGCATGCTGGCCGCGGGCCTGGCGATCTTCGTGCTGGCCTCGGCCGGATGCGCACTGGCGAGCAGCGCGGCCTGGCTGATTGCCGCGCGCGCCCTGCAAGGCGTCGGCGCGGCGTTGGCGATGCCGCTGGCCATGGCGCTATTGAGCGGCGCTTTTCCGAAGGAGATGCGGGCGAGGGCGCTTGGCATCTTCGGCAGCATCACCGGGCTGGCCCTGATCGTCGGGCCGGCCGCGGGCGGCGCGGTGGCCCAGGGCCTCGCGTGGCCGTGGATCTTCTGGATCAACATTCCCGTGGGCTTGATCGTCATTCCGCTGGTGCTACGCCGTATTCCCGAAAGCCGCGGACCGGCCGCGGCGCTCGACTTCGCCGGCGTATTGCTTGCCACCGGCGCTGTCCTCGGCGCGGTGTGGGCGTTGACGCGCGGACACGAGGCTGGCTGGGCCAGTGCCGAAGTGGCCGGGGCGCTGGCGGCCTGCGTGCTGCTGGCCATCGGCTTCGTCGTGCGGGAGCAGCGGGCGCAAGACCCCATGTTGCCGCTCAGGCTGTTCCGATCGCGCGCCTTCTCGGCGGGTATTGCGGCGAGCTTTCTTTTCTACGCGCCGATGTACGCCACCGCGTTCTTCCTGCCGCAGTTCCTTCAGGCGCAGGGCGCCGGACCGCTCGCCGCAGGGCTGCGCCTGCTGCCGTGGACGGCCACGCTGTTCGTGGTCGCGCCGTTCGCCGGTGGCCTGGTGAACCGCTGGGGCGAGCGCCCGCTGGTCGTGTGCGGCGTGCTGCTGCAGGCCATCGGCAGCGGCTGGATCGCGCTGCTTGCGGCGCCCGATCTTCCCTATGCCCAACTCGTGCCGCCGCTGATCGTGGCCGGCGCCGGTGTCTCGATGGCCATGCCCGCGGCGCAGAACGCCGTGCTGAGCGCGGTGGCGCCGGTCGAGATCGGCAAGGCCTCGGGCACCTTCAACATGTTCCGCTATCTCGGCGGCATGTTCGGCATTGCGCTGCTCGTCGAAGTGTTTGCGCAATTCGGCAGCCTCGGCTCGCCAGAGGCCTTCAGCCATGGTTTCGCGCGGGCGATGGGTGTCGGCTCTGCGCTTTCGGTGTTGGCCGCGCTTGCGGCCTGCTGGCTACCCGCCAGGAAACACAAACTGCAAACTGTTCAGGCCCCGGCCTGA
- a CDS encoding DUF7661 family protein, with translation MRYLFNVFGQVMAIERAEDRWNSFLMGPDGKRRKAQLAIPPDVPRSELAQYLYDIYHEHATPTNGDVFEIGGPSPAEDV, from the coding sequence ATGCGCTATTTGTTCAACGTGTTCGGCCAGGTCATGGCCATCGAAAGAGCCGAAGACCGGTGGAACAGCTTCTTGATGGGGCCGGACGGCAAGCGCCGCAAGGCCCAGCTCGCCATTCCGCCCGATGTTCCCCGCAGCGAGCTTGCTCAATATCTCTACGACATCTATCACGAGCATGCGACGCCGACGAACGGCGATGTCTTCGAGATTGGCGGGCCTTCACCGGCCGAGGACGTGTGA
- a CDS encoding alpha/beta fold hydrolase: MKSGPTRRESFDIAGCKISAVVAGNPNHPAVLLLHGFPSSSRTFRNIVPRLSQACFVIAPDLPGFGQSDLIADPSFVRFTDLIEGLLAKLGVLSAYLYLHDFGAPVGLDLAMRDPSRVLGLIVQNANAHRTGFGPAWQDTIDYWHAPSKENERAATAHLTFEGLRNEYVGGVPDDIASRISADNWIEDWRTMSQPGHLDLQRALVKDYGRYVARFEDIGRYLHEHQPPALMLWGRHDSYFDCAEILSWLQDLPRMEAHVLDGPHMLLETHAASCAELIVDFVHRGRRS; this comes from the coding sequence ATGAAGTCCGGTCCAACGCGTCGAGAGAGCTTCGATATTGCGGGCTGCAAGATTTCCGCCGTCGTGGCCGGAAACCCGAACCACCCGGCCGTCTTGCTCCTGCATGGTTTTCCGAGCTCATCGCGTACCTTCAGGAACATCGTCCCGCGCCTGTCGCAAGCATGCTTCGTGATCGCGCCGGATCTTCCAGGCTTCGGCCAATCCGATCTCATTGCCGACCCGAGCTTTGTCCGCTTCACCGATCTGATCGAAGGCCTGCTGGCAAAGCTTGGCGTCCTCAGCGCCTATCTTTACCTACACGATTTTGGAGCGCCTGTCGGGCTCGATCTGGCGATGCGCGATCCCAGCCGCGTGCTGGGGCTGATCGTCCAGAACGCCAACGCGCATCGCACCGGCTTCGGTCCGGCATGGCAGGACACGATCGATTACTGGCATGCGCCATCGAAAGAGAACGAACGCGCCGCTACCGCCCATCTCACCTTCGAGGGGCTGCGCAACGAGTATGTCGGCGGCGTACCCGACGACATTGCCTCGCGCATCTCCGCGGACAATTGGATCGAAGATTGGCGCACGATGAGCCAGCCCGGTCACCTCGACTTGCAACGTGCCTTGGTCAAGGACTACGGCCGCTACGTCGCCCGCTTCGAGGATATCGGCCGATACCTGCATGAACATCAGCCCCCGGCGCTCATGCTGTGGGGACGGCACGACAGCTACTTCGACTGCGCCGAAATCCTCTCCTGGCTACAGGACCTGCCGCGCATGGAAGCGCATGTTCTCGATGGCCCGCACATGCTCCTCGAGACTCACGCCGCATCGTGCGCGGAGCTGATCGTCGATTTCGTGCATCGGGGGCGGCGTTCTTAG
- a CDS encoding Bug family tripartite tricarboxylate transporter substrate binding protein, with protein sequence MTHSPFSRSFRPSLLLAGAALCAAASSAVWAQTDWPQQPVTLIMGFPAGSGVDVVARAIQEPLARQLGKPVIIDYKSGAAGNIASEYVAHAKPDGYTLSFGTAATHGSNAALYKKLPFDVEADFVPVAPVLDVSNVLTVNPEVINARTLKEFVDLVKANPGKYNYASTGNGAGTHMAFAEFNSRLGLNMVHVPYKGGPEAITSVVRGETCCIMNQVQTVLPHYKAGKVRLLGVTTATPVAAVKEVPTIASSGIAGTKGFDSSIWFGIFAPKGTDAQIVEKLNAAVKTVLEQPDIRERFESQGNTVRIESPAQFKKTVHENRVKWAEVAKAANISID encoded by the coding sequence ATGACCCATTCTCCCTTTTCGCGCTCCTTCCGGCCGAGCCTGCTGCTGGCCGGCGCCGCCCTGTGCGCGGCCGCATCGTCCGCCGTATGGGCCCAGACCGACTGGCCGCAACAGCCCGTCACGCTGATCATGGGCTTTCCGGCCGGCTCCGGCGTGGACGTGGTGGCCCGCGCCATTCAGGAGCCGCTCGCCAGGCAACTCGGCAAGCCCGTGATCATCGACTACAAGTCGGGCGCGGCCGGCAACATTGCCAGCGAGTACGTGGCCCATGCCAAGCCCGACGGCTACACGCTCTCTTTTGGTACGGCCGCCACGCATGGCAGCAACGCCGCGCTCTACAAGAAACTGCCGTTCGATGTGGAGGCCGACTTCGTGCCCGTGGCGCCGGTGCTCGACGTGTCGAACGTGCTCACCGTCAACCCCGAAGTGATCAACGCGCGGACATTGAAGGAGTTCGTCGATCTCGTCAAGGCCAACCCCGGCAAGTACAACTATGCGTCTACAGGCAACGGCGCCGGCACGCACATGGCGTTTGCCGAATTCAATTCGCGCCTCGGCCTGAACATGGTGCACGTGCCCTACAAGGGCGGGCCAGAGGCCATCACATCCGTGGTGCGCGGCGAAACCTGCTGCATCATGAACCAGGTGCAGACCGTGCTGCCGCACTACAAGGCCGGCAAGGTGCGTCTGCTGGGCGTGACCACCGCCACGCCCGTGGCGGCCGTCAAGGAAGTGCCCACGATTGCATCAAGCGGCATCGCGGGCACCAAGGGCTTCGACAGTTCGATCTGGTTCGGCATCTTCGCGCCCAAGGGCACCGATGCGCAGATCGTCGAGAAGCTCAACGCCGCGGTGAAGACGGTGCTCGAGCAGCCCGACATCCGCGAGCGCTTCGAAAGCCAGGGCAATACCGTGCGCATCGAGTCGCCCGCGCAGTTCAAGAAGACCGTGCACGAGAACCGCGTGAAGTGGGCCGAAGTGGCCAAGGCCGCGAACATCAGCATCGATTGA
- a CDS encoding MBL fold metallo-hydrolase, whose translation MVRPTQQLHPAREPVSVRAAATVLLLRDSEAGIEVLMTRRADVASFAPGAYVFPGGQIDAADEAAQRIATHRPTQTGLQLTQAIAAIREGFEELGVLLARHSDGRSVSAEDIASMDRSTASPVSFAEQCEKRGLRLASDQVFSLAHWITDRDLPKRFDVPFLVARMPEGQTPTADESEQFEPCWVRPADALARHAAGSFFMIFPTVRTLQRLAAYTSVDAVMKACAPTDAGEKPLWTSCPRAGLLGGQDARYMESDSPYGELALVCPDGQLLHTLDWQGEHAVPLLKNVQRLTAPNSGAMTGPGTNSYIVGDADTGYLVIDPGPNDAAHIGRLWRATQGDIRMIVCTHSHADHSPGAAPLQALCEKAKPPILGLSSAPTARSSARFAAERELRDGERLVLSGTRADGQEITHTLRAVHTPGHAANHVCLVLEEDGLLFSGDHILNGSTTVVDPPDGDMNAYLDSLDKLDAACEAGGIGFILPAHGYVIGSARAAIAQLKAHRLKREAKIASAMKKLPQGTPEDWLPLAYDDVPERMWPVAARSLAAHVARIRQLASAP comes from the coding sequence ATGGTCCGCCCCACCCAACAACTCCACCCCGCACGCGAGCCGGTGTCCGTGCGCGCGGCAGCCACCGTGCTGCTGCTGCGCGATTCCGAAGCCGGCATCGAAGTGCTGATGACGCGCCGCGCCGACGTTGCAAGCTTCGCGCCAGGCGCCTATGTGTTTCCCGGCGGACAGATCGATGCCGCCGACGAAGCCGCCCAGCGCATCGCCACCCACCGCCCCACCCAGACCGGCCTGCAGCTCACCCAGGCCATCGCGGCCATTCGCGAAGGCTTCGAGGAACTTGGCGTGCTGCTCGCGCGCCATTCCGACGGCCGATCGGTGAGCGCGGAAGACATCGCGTCGATGGACCGCAGCACCGCGTCGCCCGTTTCTTTCGCCGAGCAGTGCGAAAAACGCGGATTGCGGCTCGCGTCCGACCAGGTGTTCAGCCTCGCGCACTGGATCACTGACCGCGATTTGCCCAAGCGCTTCGACGTGCCCTTTCTGGTGGCGCGCATGCCCGAGGGCCAGACGCCCACGGCTGACGAAAGCGAGCAGTTCGAGCCCTGCTGGGTGCGACCGGCCGATGCGCTGGCGCGCCATGCGGCGGGCAGCTTCTTCATGATCTTTCCGACCGTGCGCACGCTGCAGCGGCTCGCGGCCTACACCAGCGTCGACGCGGTGATGAAAGCCTGCGCACCCACGGACGCCGGCGAAAAACCGCTGTGGACGAGCTGCCCGCGCGCCGGGCTGCTCGGCGGGCAGGATGCGCGCTACATGGAAAGCGATTCACCGTACGGCGAGCTCGCGCTGGTGTGCCCCGACGGCCAGTTGCTGCACACGCTCGACTGGCAGGGCGAGCACGCGGTGCCGCTGCTCAAGAACGTGCAGCGCCTGACCGCGCCCAACTCAGGCGCCATGACGGGCCCGGGCACCAACAGCTACATCGTGGGCGACGCGGACACCGGCTACCTCGTGATCGACCCGGGCCCGAACGACGCCGCGCACATCGGCCGGCTCTGGCGTGCCACGCAGGGGGACATCCGCATGATCGTGTGCACCCATTCGCATGCCGACCACTCGCCCGGCGCGGCGCCGCTGCAAGCGCTTTGCGAAAAGGCGAAACCGCCGATCCTCGGCCTGTCTTCGGCGCCGACCGCGCGCTCGTCCGCGCGCTTTGCCGCCGAACGCGAACTGCGCGATGGCGAGCGCCTGGTGCTCTCGGGCACCAGAGCCGACGGCCAGGAAATCACCCACACGCTGCGCGCCGTTCACACGCCCGGCCATGCCGCCAATCACGTCTGCCTGGTGCTGGAAGAAGACGGGCTGCTGTTTTCGGGCGACCACATCCTGAACGGCAGCACCACCGTGGTCGACCCGCCGGACGGCGACATGAACGCGTACCTCGATTCGCTCGACAAGCTCGACGCGGCCTGCGAAGCGGGCGGCATCGGCTTCATCCTGCCGGCGCACGGCTACGTCATCGGCAGCGCGCGCGCTGCCATCGCCCAACTGAAAGCGCATCGCCTGAAGCGCGAAGCCAAGATTGCCTCCGCCATGAAAAAACTCCCTCAAGGCACGCCCGAAGACTGGCTGCCGCTCGCCTACGACGACGTGCCCGAGCGCATGTGGCCGGTGGCAGCCCGCTCGCTGGCCGCGCATGTGGCGCGCATCCGGCAACTGGCTTCCGCGCCATGA
- a CDS encoding RNA pseudouridine synthase: MRGSSEEGIRLAKRVAALAGCSRREAELLIENGAVRVDGVPALLPQSRVQDHQKVEIEAGAKPEPVVPVTLLLHKPAGMPTETAHRLLVAANHHEPERAGMRFLPAHGKGQNCMTPLETGASGLVVYTQDWRIERKLHEDSGVIEHEVMVDVAGTVSPEQLVRFERSPARVSIGRQADDQTGLRFALKGARPGQIAHLCDEAGVRILAMRRIRIGRVPLSGLQPGQWRYLSPHERF, encoded by the coding sequence ATGAGAGGCTCCAGCGAAGAAGGCATTCGCCTCGCCAAGCGCGTGGCCGCGCTCGCCGGCTGCTCGCGCCGCGAAGCCGAGCTGCTCATCGAGAACGGCGCGGTGCGCGTCGACGGCGTGCCGGCGTTGCTGCCGCAGTCGCGCGTGCAAGACCACCAGAAGGTCGAGATCGAGGCCGGCGCCAAGCCCGAGCCGGTGGTGCCCGTCACCCTGCTGCTGCACAAGCCGGCCGGCATGCCGACCGAGACCGCGCACCGGCTGCTGGTGGCCGCCAACCATCACGAGCCGGAGCGCGCGGGCATGCGCTTTCTGCCGGCGCACGGCAAGGGCCAGAACTGCATGACGCCGCTGGAAACCGGCGCCAGCGGGCTCGTGGTCTACACGCAGGATTGGCGCATCGAGCGCAAGTTGCACGAAGACTCGGGCGTGATCGAACACGAGGTCATGGTCGACGTGGCGGGCACGGTCAGCCCGGAGCAGCTGGTGCGCTTCGAGCGCTCGCCCGCGCGCGTGAGCATCGGCCGCCAAGCCGACGACCAGACCGGCCTGCGCTTTGCGCTCAAGGGCGCGCGGCCCGGGCAGATTGCGCACCTGTGCGACGAAGCCGGCGTGCGCATCCTTGCGATGCGGCGCATCCGCATCGGCCGCGTGCCGCTGTCGGGGCTGCAGCCCGGGCAGTGGCGCTATCTTTCGCCGCACGAACGCTTCTGA
- the cysK gene encoding cysteine synthase A codes for MKAENILQTIGNTPHIRIHRLFGNAKQQVWIKSERANPGGSIKDRIALSMVEDAEKSGALKPGGTIVEPTSGNTGIGLAMVAAVKGYKLILVMPDSMSVERRRLMLAYGATFDLTPRAGGMKASIARAEEIVAGTPGAWMPQQFNNPANVDVHMRTTAEEIAADFPDGIDVLITGVGTGGHITGVARVLKKKWPKLQVFAVEPVASPVISGGAPSPHPIQGIGAGFIPKNLDTSLLDGVLQVDAEPAREMARRCAVEEGMLVGISSGATLAAIAQKLPTLAPDAVVLGFNYDTGERYLSVEGFLPG; via the coding sequence ATGAAGGCCGAGAACATCCTCCAGACCATCGGCAACACGCCGCACATCCGCATCCACCGCCTGTTCGGCAATGCGAAGCAGCAGGTGTGGATCAAATCCGAGCGAGCGAACCCCGGCGGCTCCATCAAGGACCGCATCGCGCTCTCGATGGTCGAAGACGCCGAAAAATCGGGCGCGCTGAAGCCCGGCGGCACCATCGTCGAGCCCACCTCGGGCAACACCGGCATCGGCCTGGCGATGGTCGCGGCCGTGAAGGGCTACAAGCTGATCCTGGTGATGCCCGACAGCATGTCGGTGGAGCGCCGCCGCCTGATGCTGGCCTACGGCGCCACCTTCGACCTGACGCCGCGCGCTGGCGGCATGAAGGCCTCCATCGCCCGCGCCGAGGAAATCGTGGCCGGCACGCCGGGCGCGTGGATGCCGCAGCAGTTCAACAACCCCGCCAACGTCGACGTGCACATGCGCACCACGGCCGAGGAAATTGCGGCCGACTTCCCGGACGGCATCGACGTGCTGATCACCGGCGTGGGCACCGGCGGCCACATCACGGGCGTGGCGCGGGTGCTCAAGAAGAAGTGGCCGAAGCTGCAGGTGTTCGCGGTGGAGCCGGTGGCCTCGCCGGTCATCTCCGGCGGCGCGCCCTCGCCGCACCCGATCCAGGGCATCGGCGCCGGCTTCATTCCGAAGAACCTCGACACCTCGCTGCTCGACGGCGTGCTGCAGGTCGACGCCGAACCGGCGCGCGAAATGGCCCGCCGCTGCGCGGTCGAGGAAGGCATGCTCGTGGGCATTTCGTCCGGCGCCACGCTCGCGGCCATTGCGCAGAAGCTGCCGACGCTGGCACCCGATGCGGTGGTGCTGGGCTTCAATTACGACACCGGCGAGCGCTACCTCTCGGTCGAAGGTTTCCTGCCGGGCTGA
- a CDS encoding NAD(P)/FAD-dependent oxidoreductase translates to MLRISEIKLPLDHDDAALPQAIATALDTPVSGVREFKVFKRSFDARKPQLLQVYIVDVQLADAELEAALLARHAGHPHIQPSPDMRYTPPAHAPEGAPRPVVIGFGPCGIFAALMLAKMGFKPIVLERGKTVRQRTRDTWGLWRKSTLNPESNVQFGEGGAGTFSDGKLYSQIKDPRFLGRKVMEEFVKAGAPPEILYVAHPHIGTFKLVKVVENIREQIVALGGEIRFEQRVTDVHIEDGPTGKHLRGLTVLDQTTGQSSELRADHVVMALGHSSRDTFSMLHARGVHIEAKPFSIGFRVEHPQGLIDRARWGRHAGHPLLGAADYKLVHHASNGRSVYSFCMCPGGTVVAATSEPGRVVTNGMSQYSRNERNANAGIVVGIDPRDFPGWTAETAGDALAGIALQRELESNAYVLGGSNYHAPGQLVGDFVAGKPSTALGSVTPSYKPGVTPTDLHQALPAYAIEAMREAFPAFGRKIKGFDLHDAVLTGVETRTSSPIRITRGDDFQSLNVRGLYPAGEGASYAGGILSAGVDGIKVAEAVARSVSGA, encoded by the coding sequence ATGCTGAGAATTTCTGAAATCAAACTGCCGCTCGACCACGACGACGCGGCGCTCCCCCAAGCCATTGCCACTGCCCTCGATACGCCGGTCTCCGGCGTGCGCGAGTTCAAGGTGTTCAAGCGCAGCTTCGACGCGCGCAAGCCGCAACTGCTGCAGGTCTACATCGTCGACGTGCAGCTCGCCGACGCCGAACTGGAAGCCGCATTGCTCGCCAGGCACGCCGGCCATCCGCACATCCAGCCTTCGCCCGACATGCGCTACACGCCGCCGGCGCATGCGCCCGAAGGCGCGCCCCGGCCGGTGGTGATCGGCTTCGGCCCCTGCGGCATCTTCGCGGCGCTGATGCTCGCGAAGATGGGCTTCAAACCCATCGTGCTCGAACGCGGCAAGACCGTGCGCCAGCGCACACGCGACACCTGGGGCCTGTGGCGCAAGAGCACGCTCAACCCCGAGTCGAACGTGCAGTTCGGCGAAGGCGGCGCCGGCACTTTTTCGGACGGCAAGCTTTACAGCCAGATCAAGGACCCGCGCTTCCTCGGCCGCAAGGTGATGGAAGAGTTCGTCAAGGCCGGTGCGCCGCCAGAGATTCTTTACGTCGCGCATCCGCACATCGGCACCTTCAAGCTGGTGAAGGTGGTGGAGAACATCCGCGAGCAGATCGTCGCGCTGGGCGGTGAAATCCGCTTCGAGCAACGCGTGACCGACGTGCACATCGAGGACGGCCCCACCGGCAAGCACCTTCGCGGACTCACCGTGCTCGACCAGACGACCGGCCAGAGTAGCGAACTGCGCGCCGACCACGTGGTGATGGCGCTCGGCCACAGCTCGCGCGACACTTTTTCCATGCTGCACGCGCGCGGCGTGCACATCGAGGCCAAGCCCTTCTCCATCGGCTTTCGGGTCGAACACCCGCAGGGCCTCATCGACCGTGCGCGTTGGGGCCGGCATGCGGGCCATCCGCTGCTCGGCGCGGCCGACTACAAGCTGGTGCACCACGCGAGCAACGGCCGCTCGGTCTACAGCTTCTGCATGTGCCCGGGCGGCACCGTGGTGGCGGCCACGAGCGAGCCGGGCCGCGTGGTCACCAACGGCATGAGCCAGTACTCGCGCAACGAGCGCAACGCCAACGCGGGCATCGTGGTGGGCATCGACCCGCGCGACTTTCCCGGCTGGACGGCGGAGACCGCGGGCGACGCGCTCGCGGGCATCGCGCTGCAGCGCGAACTCGAATCGAACGCCTATGTGCTCGGCGGCAGCAACTACCACGCGCCTGGGCAGCTGGTCGGCGACTTCGTCGCGGGCAAGCCGTCGACCGCGCTCGGCAGCGTGACGCCTTCGTACAAGCCCGGCGTGACGCCGACCGACCTGCACCAGGCGCTGCCCGCCTACGCCATCGAGGCGATGCGCGAAGCCTTTCCGGCCTTCGGCCGCAAGATCAAGGGCTTCGACCTGCATGACGCGGTGCTGACCGGCGTGGAAACGCGCACCTCGTCGCCGATCCGTATCACGCGCGGCGACGACTTCCAGAGCCTCAACGTGCGCGGGCTGTACCCGGCCGGCGAAGGCGCGAGCTATGCGGGCGGCATTCTCTCGGCCGGCGTCGACGGCATCAAGGTGGCCGAAGCGGTGGCGCGCAGCGTCTCGGGGGCGTAA
- a CDS encoding flavin reductase family protein has translation MSNEDFHFYEPAKGHGLPHDPFNAMVGPRPIGWISSQDENGALNLAPYSFFNAFNYTPPIVGFASIGAKDSLHNIRRTREFGWNLATRPLAEQMNQSCAAVPPEVNEFELAGLTPAASRNIAVPRVAESPVSFECRLTQLLQLEGVNGEPVPTWLILGEVVGVHIARHLLKNGIYDTAAARPILRGGGPADYFEISPDNLFKMFRPR, from the coding sequence ATGTCCAACGAAGATTTCCACTTCTACGAACCCGCCAAGGGCCACGGCCTGCCGCACGATCCGTTCAATGCCATGGTCGGCCCGCGGCCGATCGGATGGATCTCGTCGCAGGACGAGAACGGCGCGCTCAACCTCGCGCCCTACAGTTTTTTCAACGCCTTCAACTACACGCCGCCCATCGTCGGCTTTGCGAGCATCGGCGCCAAGGACAGCCTGCACAACATCCGCCGGACGCGCGAGTTCGGCTGGAACCTGGCCACCCGGCCGCTGGCCGAGCAGATGAACCAGTCGTGCGCGGCCGTGCCCCCCGAGGTGAACGAGTTCGAACTGGCCGGCCTCACGCCCGCGGCTTCGCGCAACATCGCAGTGCCGCGCGTGGCCGAGAGCCCGGTGTCTTTCGAATGCCGGCTCACGCAGCTGCTGCAGCTCGAAGGCGTGAACGGCGAGCCGGTGCCCACCTGGCTCATCCTCGGTGAAGTGGTGGGCGTGCACATCGCACGGCACCTGCTGAAAAACGGCATTTACGACACCGCGGCCGCGCGGCCGATCCTGCGCGGCGGCGGTCCCGCCGACTATTTCGAGATCAGCCCCGACAATCTCTTCAAGATGTTCCGACCGCGCTGA